One Cryobacterium roopkundense genomic region harbors:
- a CDS encoding low temperature requirement protein A, producing the protein MTPPQIAALAPRAQHWGFRRNLLRPADSHRADRVTYIELFFDLIFVLALTQLSRSLSENQTLVGALEFAILMLAIWWIWVYTTWVTNWLNPVRLPVRGIVIGLSFIGLVMSASLYESFGDRGIIFAAAYVSVQLGRTVFMLLAVVRHDPVLHRTFVRILIWLSVASIFWIVGAFLPPEPRLLLWAIALGIELLSAGLGFRVPGLGRSGVEDWDLSGPHIAERSALFVIIALGESLLVTGFAFVEEDTSPQTITGMFLAFVTGVAMWWLYFDHAERVGRRAIAASTSPGRVARLAYTYVHAIIIAGIVLTSVADKAIILHPDDEMTTATTVLAVGGPLLYIAGLLVFRLVVANELLVAHLVGIGLLVAVIPFASLLSPLGLGIVTTGILVITASWETIVRLREGTTDTDAG; encoded by the coding sequence GTGACGCCCCCACAGATAGCAGCCCTCGCCCCGCGCGCTCAGCACTGGGGATTTCGCCGCAACCTGTTGCGGCCGGCAGACTCCCATCGGGCCGACCGCGTCACCTACATCGAGCTCTTCTTTGACCTGATCTTTGTGCTGGCGCTGACGCAGTTGTCGCGCTCACTCTCGGAGAATCAGACTCTGGTCGGGGCTCTGGAATTCGCCATACTCATGCTCGCCATCTGGTGGATCTGGGTCTACACGACCTGGGTGACGAATTGGCTCAACCCGGTCCGCCTTCCTGTTCGGGGCATCGTCATCGGGCTTTCGTTCATCGGCCTGGTCATGAGCGCCTCACTCTACGAGTCCTTCGGCGACCGGGGCATCATTTTCGCCGCGGCGTACGTCAGCGTCCAACTGGGCAGAACCGTCTTCATGCTCCTCGCTGTCGTTCGCCACGATCCCGTGCTGCACCGCACCTTCGTGCGAATTCTCATCTGGCTCTCGGTCGCCAGCATCTTCTGGATCGTCGGTGCATTTCTTCCACCGGAACCGCGCCTGCTGCTCTGGGCAATCGCTCTCGGAATCGAGTTGTTGTCGGCCGGCCTCGGTTTTCGGGTACCCGGCCTCGGACGCTCTGGCGTCGAGGACTGGGATCTCTCCGGACCCCACATCGCCGAACGAAGTGCCCTCTTCGTCATTATCGCCCTCGGCGAATCACTCCTGGTGACCGGCTTTGCCTTCGTTGAAGAAGACACCTCCCCTCAGACCATCACCGGCATGTTCTTGGCGTTCGTCACGGGCGTGGCGATGTGGTGGTTGTACTTCGACCACGCCGAACGAGTTGGCCGTCGGGCGATCGCGGCGTCGACCTCTCCGGGTCGGGTTGCACGGCTCGCCTACACCTACGTGCACGCCATCATCATCGCCGGAATCGTGCTGACGTCGGTTGCCGACAAGGCGATAATCCTCCATCCGGACGACGAGATGACCACTGCCACGACTGTTCTTGCGGTCGGCGGTCCCCTGCTCTACATCGCGGGATTACTCGTGTTTCGACTGGTCGTCGCGAATGAACTTCTCGTCGCGCATCTGGTGGGCATCGGGCTGCTCGTAGCCGTCATCCCGTTCGCTTCCCTGCTGTCTCCCCTCGGCCTGGGCATCGTGACGACAGGGATCCTGGTGATCACGGCATCATGGGAGACGATTGTGCGGCTCCGAGAGGGAACGACCGACACGGATGCGGGCTGA
- a CDS encoding protealysin inhibitor emfourin, with protein sequence MRLSVRRGGGFAGIVARTDLDADTLSQADAAALAAEVDRAGLRSLTDPPGGRTWPDSLLYDISLTDDSLEFHYHCSEESLPEGVRTLLAWVDARPERVESIEP encoded by the coding sequence ATGAGGCTCAGCGTACGAAGGGGTGGCGGTTTCGCGGGCATCGTGGCGCGCACCGACTTGGACGCCGATACCCTGTCGCAAGCGGATGCCGCGGCGCTCGCCGCCGAGGTCGACCGTGCGGGCCTGCGCTCACTGACAGACCCACCCGGTGGGCGAACGTGGCCGGACTCGCTCCTGTACGACATCTCCCTGACCGATGACTCGTTGGAATTCCATTACCACTGCAGCGAGGAATCGCTGCCGGAGGGCGTTCGCACGCTCCTGGCCTGGGTCGACGCCCGCCCCGAACGCGTCGAATCCATCGAGCCGTGA
- a CDS encoding M4 family metallopeptidase has protein sequence MPESEFLSESGTPTASARQFCSIAPPDLLAWLATQGTTEQREAAIQSIATSAAMRSRRAVLGHFSRELNQNIGLIGVVSMTEQGVSVYDNEKNGRNFLPGVKKRAVGDPLAADPAVNEAFDGSSQTAAFYRDVLERNSLDNAGMELISSVHYGVGFDNAFWDGSQMVYGDGSGRIFQAGGLTRAIDVIAHELTHGVTEFTAGLVYSKQSGALNESFSDVFGSLVKQYNLKQTAADATWLIGEGILVPTLGLALRSMQSPGTAFAGDHQPGHMDNYVDLPDDNNPANDNGGVHVNSGIPNHAFYLAAIALGGSAWEKAGKIWYNALTTKLGPNTQFVEAAQFTIDSAGELFGAAEQAAVRSAWTEVGVLG, from the coding sequence ATGCCAGAGTCTGAATTCCTGTCCGAGTCCGGAACCCCGACGGCATCCGCTCGGCAGTTCTGCAGCATCGCGCCACCCGATTTGCTGGCCTGGCTGGCGACCCAGGGCACGACCGAACAGCGTGAGGCCGCCATCCAGTCGATCGCCACGTCCGCTGCAATGCGATCCCGGCGCGCTGTGCTCGGTCACTTCAGCCGGGAACTCAACCAGAACATCGGCCTGATCGGTGTGGTGTCGATGACCGAGCAGGGGGTGAGCGTCTATGACAACGAGAAGAACGGTCGTAATTTTCTTCCCGGTGTCAAGAAGCGGGCCGTGGGGGACCCGCTCGCGGCCGACCCCGCCGTGAACGAGGCCTTCGACGGCAGCTCGCAGACGGCGGCCTTCTATCGCGATGTGCTGGAGCGCAACTCCCTCGACAACGCCGGCATGGAACTGATCTCTTCAGTGCACTACGGCGTCGGCTTCGACAACGCCTTCTGGGACGGCAGCCAGATGGTCTACGGCGATGGAAGTGGCCGCATCTTCCAAGCCGGCGGACTCACCAGAGCGATCGATGTCATCGCGCACGAGCTCACGCATGGCGTGACGGAATTCACCGCCGGACTCGTTTACAGCAAGCAATCGGGTGCACTTAACGAATCCTTCTCCGACGTCTTCGGCTCCCTCGTGAAGCAATACAACCTCAAACAGACAGCGGCGGATGCCACGTGGCTCATTGGGGAGGGCATTCTGGTGCCCACACTCGGGTTGGCTCTCAGATCGATGCAGAGCCCGGGAACCGCGTTCGCGGGAGATCACCAGCCAGGACACATGGACAACTACGTCGACCTCCCGGACGACAACAACCCGGCCAACGACAACGGAGGGGTGCACGTGAATTCCGGCATTCCCAACCATGCCTTCTACCTGGCGGCCATCGCCCTCGGCGGCTCTGCGTGGGAGAAGGCCGGAAAGATTTGGTACAACGCCCTGACCACAAAATTGGGTCCGAACACGCAGTTTGTAGAGGCCGCGCAGTTTACGATCGATTCAGCCGGAGAACTCTTCGGCGCGGCCGAACAGGCAGCTGTTCGCTCCGCCTGGACGGAGGTTGGAGTTCTGGGATGA
- a CDS encoding M43 family zinc metalloprotease, with amino-acid sequence MAEAVAHDLPTTRYCATPDLYTKQLKEQPGFAAARFAMDVQSREIVARGIMAARSGITHIPVVVHVIYNEDDQNISDEQIASQIDVLNQDFRKTNPDVANLPDVFLSLADDAQVEFALASTDPEGDPTDGITRTYTDTTSFTYDDAIKFDASGGHDAWPADKYLNLWVGRLGGGLLGYAQFPGGEASTDGVVILDTAFGTVGTASPPFGLGRTATHEIGHWLNLNHIWGDEDGCVGTDKVDDTPNQAYANTGKPNFPHVTCNNGPNGDLFMDYMDYVDDDAMVLFSAGQVDRMQACLEGPRNTFELVEDSALAQKARERVAGTDTT; translated from the coding sequence ATGGCTGAAGCTGTCGCACACGACCTGCCCACGACGCGCTACTGTGCTACCCCGGATCTGTACACGAAACAACTGAAGGAACAACCGGGCTTCGCGGCCGCCCGCTTCGCCATGGATGTCCAGTCGCGGGAGATCGTTGCCCGAGGCATCATGGCAGCGCGATCCGGCATCACCCACATCCCCGTCGTGGTTCACGTGATCTACAACGAAGACGACCAGAACATCTCCGATGAACAGATCGCCAGCCAGATCGACGTGCTGAACCAGGATTTCCGCAAGACAAATCCCGACGTCGCCAACCTTCCCGATGTCTTCCTGTCCTTGGCAGACGATGCTCAGGTCGAGTTCGCTCTGGCCAGCACCGACCCGGAAGGCGACCCCACCGACGGGATCACGCGCACGTACACCGACACGACGTCATTCACCTACGACGATGCGATCAAGTTCGACGCGTCCGGCGGGCACGACGCCTGGCCGGCCGACAAGTACCTCAACCTCTGGGTCGGCAGGCTCGGCGGCGGCCTTCTGGGCTACGCCCAGTTTCCCGGGGGCGAAGCATCCACAGACGGTGTCGTCATCCTCGATACCGCTTTCGGCACGGTGGGCACCGCATCCCCGCCCTTCGGGCTGGGGCGCACCGCCACTCATGAAATCGGGCACTGGCTCAACCTCAACCACATCTGGGGTGACGAAGACGGCTGCGTCGGCACTGACAAGGTCGATGACACGCCCAACCAGGCCTACGCGAACACGGGCAAGCCCAATTTCCCGCACGTCACCTGCAACAACGGCCCAAACGGCGACCTGTTCATGGACTACATGGACTACGTGGACGACGATGCGATGGTGTTGTTCTCGGCCGGTCAGGTCGACCGCATGCAGGCGTGCCTGGAAGGACCTCGCAATACCTTCGAACTGGTCGAGGACAGCGCTCTCGCTCAGAAGGCTCGCGAGCGGGTGGCCGGCACAGACACAACCTGA
- a CDS encoding M28 family metallopeptidase yields the protein MYTYAIVPASVDPAAGRSARREPELKWSRFGDHVIYWTTGVPDSAAARRVSTLGTVTQSSRGLPFLVVQSGNAFREAFPHVPVILDKGRHLAVELNDAAIASLSAANMAEFGFSPLPQNSAVVMEAPRAGRRLRAVDPALTVLADQVSATHLRQSLVALTGFGTRHSVSESYKRAVEWAEDSLRALGYSVTRATISVGSGTSFSVIADKPGTIADPRLVMVTAHLDSINHVDGPLAPAPGADDDGSGCAGVLEIARILASRADDHDLRLVLFGGEEQGLFGSEQYVATLSEQDRDRLTAVVQMDMVATLNSVERGVLLEGAPVSQSLIDQLAASAQDYTSLHVDVSLHPFASDHVPFINAGLPAVLTIEGADSANDNVHSSRDTLDTIDYPLACEIVKMNLVTAAQLLGTRTSIDDLERWRQSTSTADSD from the coding sequence GTGTACACCTACGCCATCGTTCCCGCCTCAGTTGATCCGGCCGCGGGGAGGTCTGCCCGGCGCGAACCTGAACTCAAGTGGAGCCGTTTCGGGGACCACGTCATCTACTGGACCACCGGTGTTCCGGATTCCGCGGCCGCCCGCCGGGTGAGCACGCTCGGAACCGTCACCCAGTCCAGCCGAGGGCTGCCTTTCCTCGTGGTGCAGTCCGGAAACGCTTTCCGTGAGGCCTTTCCCCATGTTCCCGTAATCCTCGACAAGGGCCGTCACCTCGCCGTGGAACTCAATGACGCCGCCATCGCGAGCCTCTCCGCGGCCAATATGGCCGAATTCGGCTTCTCGCCGCTGCCGCAGAATTCCGCGGTCGTCATGGAGGCTCCGCGGGCCGGCCGTCGGCTGCGGGCGGTAGACCCCGCGCTCACGGTGCTGGCTGATCAGGTTTCTGCGACGCACCTGCGGCAATCTCTCGTGGCCCTCACCGGTTTCGGCACCAGGCACTCCGTGAGTGAGTCCTACAAGCGGGCCGTCGAGTGGGCTGAGGACTCGCTGCGGGCGCTCGGATACAGCGTGACGCGTGCCACGATTTCAGTGGGCTCGGGCACGAGCTTTTCGGTGATCGCCGACAAGCCCGGCACGATCGCCGACCCCCGCCTTGTGATGGTCACCGCGCACCTGGATTCCATCAATCACGTCGACGGGCCGCTGGCACCAGCGCCGGGAGCCGATGACGACGGAAGCGGATGCGCGGGCGTGCTCGAGATAGCCCGCATCCTGGCATCGAGGGCGGACGACCACGACCTTCGGCTCGTGCTGTTCGGCGGCGAGGAGCAAGGGCTCTTCGGCAGCGAGCAGTACGTCGCGACACTGAGCGAGCAGGATCGCGATCGCCTCACGGCAGTGGTCCAGATGGATATGGTGGCCACGCTGAATTCGGTGGAGCGCGGAGTGCTTCTCGAGGGGGCGCCGGTGTCGCAGTCGTTGATAGACCAACTCGCGGCGAGCGCGCAGGATTACACGTCCCTGCACGTCGACGTTTCCCTGCATCCGTTTGCGAGCGATCATGTGCCGTTCATCAACGCCGGTTTGCCTGCCGTGCTCACGATCGAGGGGGCAGACTCGGCGAACGACAATGTCCACAGCAGCAGGGACACACTGGACACGATCGACTACCCGCTCGCGTGCGAGATCGTCAAGATGAACCTCGTGACCGCCGCGCAGTTGCTCGGAACGCGCACCTCCATCGACGATCTGGAGCGCTGGCGACAGTCAACGTCGACGGCCGACAGCGACTGA
- the paaZ gene encoding phenylacetic acid degradation bifunctional protein PaaZ, producing MTNILPSYVQGSWFTPTDASAAVDVRDASTGEIVTRVSSKGLDLAAALDYARTVGQASLGRLTFHQRALLLKQMALLLTERKPELYALSSRTGATKVDSWVDIDGGIGVLFTYSSKGRRELPNSSVYVDGPVEQLSKDGSFIARHIYSRLPGVAVQINAFNFPVWGALEKFAPAFLAGVPTLVKPATPSGYLAEAFVRILADSGLLPEGSLQLVSGSVPTLFDDVRLGDLVAFTGSASTAEKLRASESVQTGGVRFTNETDSINASVLGTDAVAGTPEFEAFVKQVVTEMTVKAGQKCTSIRRVIVPRTAMDDVITAVQQRIEQRIVLGDPRAEGVTMGPLASTEQRAEVLRQVARLQAAGGELVVGSTDAPAVVHADGTVAPAPDGAFVTPMLLRFDQTADAVHEVEAFGPVSSVLGYDTLDEAIALVRRGGGSLVTSIATHDPQVAVALMTGISAFNGRVLVLDRDDARTSTGHGSPVPQLVHGGPGRAGGGEELGGIRAVLHHMQRTAIQGSPEMLTAITGIWHQGAAAQAGDRHPFRKSLAELRLGDQILSASRTVNLDDIEHFAEFTGDTFYAHMNEEAAAANPFFPGRVAHGYLLVSWAAGLFVDPEPGPVLANYGLENLRFITPVSPGDSIRVALTAKQITPRETDEYGEVRWDAVLSNQNDEIVASYDVLTLVAKE from the coding sequence ATGACGAATATTCTGCCCAGCTACGTGCAGGGATCCTGGTTCACGCCCACCGACGCATCCGCTGCCGTTGACGTGCGCGACGCCTCCACCGGTGAGATCGTCACCCGCGTGAGTTCGAAGGGGCTCGACCTCGCGGCGGCCCTCGACTACGCCCGTACTGTGGGCCAGGCCTCGCTCGGCAGGCTCACCTTTCACCAGCGCGCGCTGCTGCTCAAGCAAATGGCATTGCTCCTGACCGAGCGCAAGCCGGAGCTGTACGCGCTGTCGAGCCGCACCGGCGCCACCAAGGTGGACTCCTGGGTGGACATCGACGGCGGAATCGGCGTGCTCTTTACCTACTCCTCGAAGGGCCGCCGCGAGCTGCCCAACTCGAGCGTCTACGTGGACGGCCCGGTTGAACAGCTCTCGAAAGACGGCTCGTTCATCGCCCGGCACATCTACTCGCGCCTGCCGGGAGTGGCCGTGCAGATCAACGCCTTCAACTTTCCGGTCTGGGGTGCCCTCGAGAAGTTCGCGCCGGCCTTCCTCGCCGGCGTGCCGACTCTCGTGAAGCCCGCCACGCCGTCGGGCTACCTCGCCGAGGCCTTCGTGCGCATCCTCGCCGACTCCGGCCTGCTGCCGGAGGGTTCGCTTCAGCTCGTGTCCGGCAGTGTTCCCACCCTCTTCGACGACGTGCGCCTCGGCGACCTCGTGGCCTTCACCGGCTCCGCGTCCACCGCGGAGAAGCTGCGCGCGAGCGAGTCGGTGCAGACCGGCGGCGTGCGGTTCACGAATGAGACCGACTCCATCAACGCCTCGGTGCTCGGCACGGATGCCGTGGCCGGAACCCCCGAATTCGAAGCGTTCGTGAAGCAGGTCGTCACCGAGATGACCGTCAAGGCCGGCCAGAAGTGCACGTCCATCCGTCGGGTGATCGTGCCCCGCACCGCCATGGACGACGTGATTACGGCCGTACAGCAGCGCATCGAACAGCGCATCGTGCTCGGCGACCCCCGAGCAGAGGGCGTGACCATGGGCCCGCTCGCCTCCACCGAGCAGCGCGCCGAGGTGCTCCGCCAAGTCGCGCGCTTGCAGGCCGCGGGCGGCGAGTTGGTCGTGGGATCTACGGATGCCCCTGCCGTCGTTCACGCGGACGGCACTGTCGCGCCAGCTCCCGACGGTGCGTTCGTCACCCCGATGCTGTTGCGCTTCGACCAGACAGCGGATGCCGTGCACGAGGTCGAGGCGTTCGGCCCGGTCTCGAGCGTGCTCGGCTACGACACCCTCGACGAAGCAATCGCCCTCGTGCGTCGCGGCGGTGGATCGCTCGTGACGAGCATCGCCACCCACGACCCGCAGGTGGCTGTGGCGCTCATGACCGGCATCTCCGCGTTCAACGGCAGGGTCCTCGTGCTCGACCGCGACGACGCGCGCACCTCCACCGGACACGGCTCGCCGGTGCCGCAGCTCGTGCATGGCGGACCCGGCCGGGCTGGCGGCGGCGAAGAGCTCGGTGGTATCCGTGCCGTGCTGCACCACATGCAGCGCACCGCTATCCAGGGTTCTCCCGAGATGCTCACCGCGATCACGGGCATCTGGCACCAGGGGGCGGCTGCCCAGGCCGGTGACCGGCATCCGTTCCGAAAGAGCCTCGCGGAACTCAGGCTCGGCGACCAGATTTTGTCCGCCTCGCGCACCGTGAACCTCGACGACATCGAGCATTTCGCCGAGTTCACGGGAGACACGTTCTACGCGCACATGAACGAGGAGGCCGCCGCGGCCAACCCGTTCTTCCCGGGCAGGGTCGCCCACGGGTACCTGCTCGTGTCGTGGGCGGCCGGGCTGTTCGTCGACCCGGAGCCTGGCCCCGTGCTGGCGAACTACGGCCTCGAGAACCTGCGCTTCATCACCCCCGTATCTCCGGGCGACAGCATCCGCGTGGCCCTCACCGCAAAGCAGATCACGCCCCGCGAGACCGACGAGTACGGCGAGGTTCGCTGGGACGCCGTGCTCAGCAATCAGAACGATGAAATCGTGGCTTCCTACGACGTGCTCACCCTCGTCGCCAAGGAGTAG